In Cyclobacteriaceae bacterium, the DNA window TATACTGGTCTTACAACTCGGGCTGGAAAATAAATTGAAAGCAGCTTTGCGATTTTCAATTGCAGTTGCCCTTGTAGAGTATCCGTATACCTGGATCGCTGTTGAGTTTGAAGGATGGATTACCTCTTCGCCCGTTGTTCAGGAGAACTTCAAGTTGCTTGCGGCATCCGTGATGGTAATCCTCGGACTTTTAGGATTATGGGCAGCGCGCAAGCCATCCATCATTACTATGAAACTTCAGGAAAGCGGTTTCAGGCGCGGCTTACTACTTAGTTTGCTGAACCCCCAGGGAATACCCTGGTGGATTGGTATGACGGCCTATCTGAAATCCCAAGGCTGGATAACGATTGATACGGGGTTAACACTTCACAGCTATTTATTCGGTACCGCCGTTGGCGTCTTAGCCTTGCTCATCCTGGTGGCATTCATGGCACAACGAGTTTCAAGCCTTATTCAACATAGTCGCCTGATGACGTTGCTACCAAGTCTGGTCTTGCTCGCCCTGGGGCTAGTTACTTTTGCCAGAATTTATCTCTATGCATAGCCGATGACGGACGTAACCGTTCTTTCATTCCCTTAAAACTGCAAGTGAAATACAAAAAGATCATTGTGACTTTCACCAATATTTTCATCTAATAAATGTTCTGGTAAGTGAATGTCTCATGCGGAACACATCATGGAATTCTTAATCAAATCTTAAGTCCTTTAAAGCCATAGTAACTCAGCTTTGGCCTTGGGAAAATTAGTCGTCATTTAAGTTGCAGGATAAGCCAATACCTGCCCGTTGTGCATGTTTCTATCAGGCCTGGTGTGGCGCGGTATTTTAAGATCTCCTGTAGCCCCTTGATTTTATGAACGATCCAGAAAAGATTTCTAAGCAAATTACCGACCCCGCCAGAGGATTAAGTCAACCTGATGTAGAAACGTTGCGCAAGCAGCATGGCTATAACGAGGTTCTCGGAAAAGAAACGAATGCCCTTATTCTGTTTCTGAAAAAATTCTGGGGCCTTACTGCCTGGATGCTAGAATTGATCATTATTCTTTCGTGGATACTCAACCGGCATTCAGATGCCTATATTGTCATAGGTCTACTCGTATTCAACGCAGTCATCGGATTTATCCAGGAGCACAGCGCTGCCAGCGCGGTAGAAACCCTGAAGAAAAAACTGCAGATCAATGTCAAAGTACTCAGAGAAGGTGTCTGGAAAACACTGCCTGCCCGAGAGCTCGTTCCCGGCGATGTCATCCGGATTAGAACTGGGGATTTCGTTCCTGCCGATATAAACATTACAACAGGAGAACTCAATATTGATCAATCAGCACTCACCGGAGAATCCCTTGAAATAGAAAAAAAGAGCGGCGAAACGATTTATGCAGGCTCAATCGTCACCAAGGGAGAATCAACTGGCAGGGTGACATTGACCGGAGCCCATACGAAGTTTGGCAAAACCATTGAACTGGTAAAAACCGCCAAGCCTAAATCACATATTGAAGAGGTCATTTCCAGAGTGGTAAAATGGCTATTGCTAATCGTTGGCACATTACTATCCGTCGCGTTGATTTTCTCCATTCTGAAAGGGATTCATCTTTTGGAAATACTTCCTTTGTTGCTGGTGCTCCTGCTGGGAGCCATTCCCGTTGCCCTGACAGCCATGTTCACGGTGAGCATGGCGATCGCTTCAAAAGAACTGGTAAAACAGGGGGTGCTGGTGACACGACTAAACGCCCCCGATGATGCAGCGAGCATGGATATTTTGTGTGTGGACAAAACAGGCACGCTCACGATGAATAAACTGTCTGTTGCAAAACTATTGGCTGCGAAAGACCATACAGAGGACGAAGTGATATTGTACGGAGCGCTGGCGTCTCAGGAAGCCAACCACGATTCAATTGACATGGCGTTCATTACTTCGGCAAAAGAGAAAAATCTTCTGGATAAATCGTACGTTCAAAAAACCTTCATTCCCTTCGATCCACAGAATCGAAAAACAGAAGCAACCATCACCATCGGCTCAGAAGAATTTAACGTCATTAAAGGTTCGTTGAGTGTAATCACACATCTCTGCCAACTGGACGAAGCAACCCTGAAAGCTTGGGAGATCAAGGTAAATGATTTAGGAAAAGAAGGTTTCAGAGTAGTAGCCGTTGCCAGATCTGAGAAAAACAATAAACCGCAGTTCGTTGGCGTGACAGCATTACACGATCCTCCCCGGATGGAGTCTAAAAAACTTATTAACGAAATCAAAACGTTAGGCGTAACGATCAAGATGCTTACCGGTGACGCTCTTCCGATTGCAGTGGAAATTGCCAGCGCAGTAGGTATTGGCAGCAGCGTTGTAAAAGCGTCCGACCTAAAGGAAGGAAATCTTGAAGAACTCCTTGAGAAGATCGATGGCGTGGCAGAAGTCTATCCAAAGGATAAATATGATATTGTAACGGCTCTTCAAGCCAATGGTCATATTGTTGGCATGACGGGAGATGGCGTAAACGATGCACCTGCGTTAAAGCAAGCGGAAGTTGGAATTGCCGTCAGCAACGCTACCGATGTAGCGAAGGGTGCTGCCAGTATTGTTTTAATCAACGAAGGCTTAGTCAATATAATCAGTCCAATAAAGGTTGGCCGGATGATGTTTGAACGCATCAACACCTGGATCTTAAACAAGATTGCCAGAACCATCCTAAAGACGTGCTTCGTAGTATTTGCCTTTCTGCTGCTGGGCAAATTTACCATCACTGCGTCGGCGATGCTGATTATGATTTTTATGACGGACTTTGTAAAAATATCGCTGTCCACCGATAATGTAAAATGGTCCCAACGACCTGCCCGGTGGAATATCAATGGATTAGCGAAAATAGGAATCATTATCGGGCTGTTAATGACCGTGGAAGCTTTCGGGCTTCTCTATCTGGGCTTGCACTATTTCAGTTTAACGACTGACAATGAAGCGCTCAATACCTTCTGCTTTGAAATGCTTCTATTCTTTGCTTTGTTTTCAATATTCGTTGTCCGGGAGAAAAATCACTTCTGGCACACCCCTCCCAGCAAAACACTCCTTTATATAATATCAGCAGACCTGATCCTCGGCATTGTTTTTTCAACCTTCGGTTTATTGGGCTTCAAAGCCATCCCCTTAAGTCAAACCATTGTTGTCCTTCTCTACACGGCCGCATTCTCATTCATTGTAAATGACCTGGTTAAAGTATTTATTTTAAGAAAATGGCCGTTGGAACCTATTATTCGACCGATATGATTAAACTGAAAGCGCTTTCTACCTTGCCTGATGATACATTCTCAAAGAAGGATTGTAACGACGAATTGAAAGTACTGCACAAGAAGCTTTTTGAATTACAAAATGTCTTCTACGCCGATAGCCGATTTGCATTGTTAATCATTTTTCAGGGTCTTGACACCTCAGGGAAAGATGGAACCATACGGCATGTCATGTCGTGTATGAATCCGATGGGTGTTCAGGTGAAGGCCTTCAAGGAACCAACAACAGAAGAAAGAACACATGACTTTCTTTGGAGAATATTTCCTCACTTTCCGGCAAAGGGAATAATAGAAGTATTCAATCGATCCTACTATGAGGATATTCTGGTCCCCTCCATTGAAGAATCGCTTTCACAGGAACGTATTCACCACCGTTGTACGCTGATTAGCCGCCTGGAGGAACACTTTGAATCGGACAAGACGCTGGTGCTTAAATTCTTCCTGCACGTTTCTCAGGCAGAACAGGAAAAGCGAATTCAGGAACGCCTGACCCAGCCACATAAACGATGGAAATACTCCAAAGAAGATGAAACGGTAGCAGAGCGATGGAATAAATATGTGAAGGTGTATGACATGATTGTAAATGAGTGCAGCAGCCCCGCCTGGAACATTATTCCCTCCGACAAGCGATGGTATCGCAATTTTGCCGTGGCTAAAATCCTAACGGAGCATCTGGAGGCGCTCCACTTGCATTATCCTGCCTCCGTGAAATCTAAATAAGGTGAAATGGAAAAAAGCTCATTTGCCCAGGAAATATCAAAAATAAGGATGGCAGTAATTATTGAAAATATCCAAACGATCAGAAACCAACGTGCGCTGGACTTATTGGATGACGCTTCGCTCATGTCCTTTCTGGAGGAACACTTCAATACCATTGCGATTAGTGCAATCAAGCGGGAGTTTCTGAAAAGAGATCTCACACTACTTCAAAATTCCTCGTTGGATCTCGAACATTACTCGTCGCTGATTACACAGATGAAAGATGCTAACATAGAAATTCCGGATGTCAACCATCCCTTGTTTCTACACGAGTTAAATTCCCTGGTTAAAAAATATGGGTTTCATTCGGCGTAAGGTAAACCATCAAAATGATTGTTGCGATTCCGGTCGTAACGTGAAATTCAAGCCGAATATTGATTGACAACTTTCTCAAGTTGATGCACTTGCACGACCCCCGACTGGCGCCACTTGATCTCACCCCCTTTGAAAAGTATGAGTGTCGGAACACCCTGGATCTGATAACTACTCGCGACCTGAGGATTCTTGTCCACATCCACTTTAATGATTCGAACCTTGTCACCGACTTTTGCTTTCAGCTCTTCAAGGATCGGTTTCATCATTTTACAGGGACCACACCACTCGGCAGAAAAATCCACCAGTGTTGCGCCGTCCTCTTTAATCAATGCTGAAAAATTTCCGTGTGCCATGCTATGCTTCCTGTAGTTGAACCTCCACGACGGGCTTCATTGTCACCTTTGATTTTATGGAATTTGAAATCAGGCAGTTAGCCTCGGATTTTAACAAGACCTTCATGGCCCGGTCTACGTCCTTCTCATCCTTTAAAACGACAACCGGTTCCAGTAAAACCTCGGTCATCATAAATTTTCCTTCGACCTGTTCGAGTTTCCCCTTTGAGCCACACCGAAACGAAATAAATTCGAGTTTTGAATTTTCTGCGATGGCAAGGAACGTCGTCATCAGGCAACTGCTGACTGATGCGGTAAATAAATGTTCCGGAGACCAGATACCGGGCATGCCTTTTGGAAATTCCGGAGGAGTGGCCACTTCAATGCAACCACTATTCCGTTCCAATCCTGACTTCAATTCAGGAGAGCACATCATTCCTTTTCGTTCCTTGCTCCAGGCAATGTCGATATTATAATAGTGTGGTTCCATACTGGTACAATTTTATAATTTATGTTTTAAGCTTGCCCAGCTTCCGCCATTGAACACCTGCTGATATCCGTTAGACTTCAGGATGGCCATTGCGGTAGCGCTCCGCATTCCCGACGCGCAGCAGGTGATGATCGGTTTTTCCTTGTTCGGCAACCGACGCAGATTTTCCTTCAACTGGTCTACGGAGATATTTAACGATCCCTGAACGTGACCATTGGCGTATTCGCTCTTGGTACGGACATCGAGGATCACTGCACCATTCTTGGCTAGCTGTGCGAAGTCCACGGAAGGAGATATTCCAAATATTTTCTTTAACGTTTCAATCATGACACTTCAGTTTTTATTTTAGTTGCATACTATTTTTTGCTTTCATTCCTGAACATACTTAATAACAATCCGCCCATCATCGCGCCGTATAAGGTTGAATTCGTAGGACTGGAAGTGATCGGACACGTGCCCGATACGCAACCCACATAGTTCCAATATAAAAACCCACCGATCGCGCCAAGGGTAACCCCCGCCAGCACAAGCGTATATTTTTTAATGCTGAACATTTTTCTTTCGCATCAGCGTACTCAGTCCAAACGGAAGGTACAGTGGACAAACACTTACCAGGCTGGTAAGAACAAAGACGGCAGCGAGCACCATCAATACAATCCCCAGTGTTCCCGTGATGGTACCCGTGTAATAGAGTGCAACAACAACCGCCGCTATTATCAACCGGATAATGCGATCCACAGAACCCATATTCTTTTTCATCGTTATTTGTTTAGTTAAGTAAAAGTAATTTGTCTTCGAACCCTGTTCTGTGACTAATATCACAGAGTCAGTAGTGAAAGGTCAAAAGACTTTAGCGACTTTTTCATGATTTAAATCATGCATTGATACTACTTACAACCGGTCCCTTCCAGCTCCCAATCCCACCTGACAAATTATAGACATGAAGGCCTTTGGAGGCTATCACCGCGCAGGCCTGGCGGCTTCTACCGCCGCTGCGGCAATAAACGAAATACGTTTTACCGGCATCCAATACGGCTATTTTCTCAACAAATGATCTGTCCATCACGTCTATGTTGATCGCCTCTGGTAGTCTGACGCTGTCAAACTCTTCCTGAGTTCGTACATCGACAAGCAATGCATTGTTATTCTCTGAGAGTTTCTGTTGAAACTGTCCACTGGTAAGATCTTCGAAAGACCGGGTTGTTTGCTGTGCTTTCATATTGATAAAAAATTATTGTCGAGTTTTTGTACATGCATAATCGGTTCGGGGAACATCGGTTCCCGCGATAGCACTGAAGCCACCGGTAATATCGACGATGTTGTTCCAGCCTCGGGCTTTTAAGATAGAGGCAGCAATCATGGACCGGTATCCTCCGGCACAATGCAGGAAGACTTCTTTCTCTTTCGGAATTTCATACAGGTGGTTATTCAGGAAGTCAAGTGGAATATTGATCGCGTTGTCAACATGCTCGCTCTGAAATTCAGTAATCTTTCTCACATCGATCACGTGAAGGTTTTCTTTCCTGAAACGATCCGCAAATTCGTGGGGCGAAACTGAAGTAATTGAATCAATATCTTTCCCCCCGTCTTTCCATGATTGAATCCCTCCCTTCAGATAGCCGAGCGTATTATCATAACCCACCCGTGCCAAACGAGTGATGACTTCCTCTTCGCGACCTTCGTCTGCTACGATCAGCAGTGGCTGACCAACCGGAATCAACGCACCCACCCAGGGGGCAAAACTTCCGTCAATGCCGATATTAATTGAATTCGGTATAAAGCCTTTGGCAAATATCCCGGCTGATCGTGTATCCAATACCAACGCACCAGATTCATTTGCTATGAATTCAAATTCGTCAAGACTTAACGGATGTGCTCCTTTACGGAGGACAGCGTCAATGCTTTCATATCCTTCTTTATTCATTCTCACATTTTCTGGAAAATAGGCAGGCGGAGGCTGA includes these proteins:
- a CDS encoding LysE family transporter, whose amino-acid sequence is MILQGFIIGAIASFLGSIPPGTLNILVLQLGLENKLKAALRFSIAVALVEYPYTWIAVEFEGWITSSPVVQENFKLLAASVMVILGLLGLWAARKPSIITMKLQESGFRRGLLLSLLNPQGIPWWIGMTAYLKSQGWITIDTGLTLHSYLFGTAVGVLALLILVAFMAQRVSSLIQHSRLMTLLPSLVLLALGLVTFARIYLYA
- a CDS encoding plasma-membrane proton-efflux P-type ATPase — protein: MNDPEKISKQITDPARGLSQPDVETLRKQHGYNEVLGKETNALILFLKKFWGLTAWMLELIIILSWILNRHSDAYIVIGLLVFNAVIGFIQEHSAASAVETLKKKLQINVKVLREGVWKTLPARELVPGDVIRIRTGDFVPADINITTGELNIDQSALTGESLEIEKKSGETIYAGSIVTKGESTGRVTLTGAHTKFGKTIELVKTAKPKSHIEEVISRVVKWLLLIVGTLLSVALIFSILKGIHLLEILPLLLVLLLGAIPVALTAMFTVSMAIASKELVKQGVLVTRLNAPDDAASMDILCVDKTGTLTMNKLSVAKLLAAKDHTEDEVILYGALASQEANHDSIDMAFITSAKEKNLLDKSYVQKTFIPFDPQNRKTEATITIGSEEFNVIKGSLSVITHLCQLDEATLKAWEIKVNDLGKEGFRVVAVARSEKNNKPQFVGVTALHDPPRMESKKLINEIKTLGVTIKMLTGDALPIAVEIASAVGIGSSVVKASDLKEGNLEELLEKIDGVAEVYPKDKYDIVTALQANGHIVGMTGDGVNDAPALKQAEVGIAVSNATDVAKGAASIVLINEGLVNIISPIKVGRMMFERINTWILNKIARTILKTCFVVFAFLLLGKFTITASAMLIMIFMTDFVKISLSTDNVKWSQRPARWNINGLAKIGIIIGLLMTVEAFGLLYLGLHYFSLTTDNEALNTFCFEMLLFFALFSIFVVREKNHFWHTPPSKTLLYIISADLILGIVFSTFGLLGFKAIPLSQTIVVLLYTAAFSFIVNDLVKVFILRKWPLEPIIRPI
- a CDS encoding polyphosphate kinase; translated protein: MIKLKALSTLPDDTFSKKDCNDELKVLHKKLFELQNVFYADSRFALLIIFQGLDTSGKDGTIRHVMSCMNPMGVQVKAFKEPTTEERTHDFLWRIFPHFPAKGIIEVFNRSYYEDILVPSIEESLSQERIHHRCTLISRLEEHFESDKTLVLKFFLHVSQAEQEKRIQERLTQPHKRWKYSKEDETVAERWNKYVKVYDMIVNECSSPAWNIIPSDKRWYRNFAVAKILTEHLEALHLHYPASVKSK
- the trxA gene encoding thioredoxin, producing the protein MAHGNFSALIKEDGATLVDFSAEWCGPCKMMKPILEELKAKVGDKVRIIKVDVDKNPQVASSYQIQGVPTLILFKGGEIKWRQSGVVQVHQLEKVVNQYSA
- a CDS encoding OsmC family peroxiredoxin — encoded protein: MEPHYYNIDIAWSKERKGMMCSPELKSGLERNSGCIEVATPPEFPKGMPGIWSPEHLFTASVSSCLMTTFLAIAENSKLEFISFRCGSKGKLEQVEGKFMMTEVLLEPVVVLKDEKDVDRAMKVLLKSEANCLISNSIKSKVTMKPVVEVQLQEA
- a CDS encoding rhodanese-like domain-containing protein, with protein sequence MIETLKKIFGISPSVDFAQLAKNGAVILDVRTKSEYANGHVQGSLNISVDQLKENLRRLPNKEKPIITCCASGMRSATAMAILKSNGYQQVFNGGSWASLKHKL
- a CDS encoding DUF2892 domain-containing protein; this encodes MKKNMGSVDRIIRLIIAAVVVALYYTGTITGTLGIVLMVLAAVFVLTSLVSVCPLYLPFGLSTLMRKKNVQH
- a CDS encoding rhodanese-like domain-containing protein, which translates into the protein MKAQQTTRSFEDLTSGQFQQKLSENNNALLVDVRTQEEFDSVRLPEAINIDVMDRSFVEKIAVLDAGKTYFVYCRSGGRSRQACAVIASKGLHVYNLSGGIGSWKGPVVSSINA
- a CDS encoding MBL fold metallo-hydrolase is translated as MKIEQIYTGCLAQGAYYIRSGNEAVIIDPLREVESYIERAETDGVKIKYVLETHFHADFVSGHLDLAAKTGAIIVYGPTAQPKFNAHIARDGEELKVGNITIKVVHTPGHTMESVTYLLRDEKGKDYAIFSGDTLFLGDVGRPDLAQKAADMTQEQLAGLLFDSLRNKIMPLADDLIVYPAHGAGSACGKNMMKETIDTLGHQKKTNYALRSTMTREEFITEVTSGLQPPPAYFPENVRMNKEGYESIDAVLRKGAHPLSLDEFEFIANESGALVLDTRSAGIFAKGFIPNSINIGIDGSFAPWVGALIPVGQPLLIVADEGREEEVITRLARVGYDNTLGYLKGGIQSWKDGGKDIDSITSVSPHEFADRFRKENLHVIDVRKITEFQSEHVDNAINIPLDFLNNHLYEIPKEKEVFLHCAGGYRSMIAASILKARGWNNIVDITGGFSAIAGTDVPRTDYACTKTRQ